A window of Chloroflexota bacterium contains these coding sequences:
- the gcvPA gene encoding aminomethyl-transferring glycine dehydrogenase subunit GcvPA, producing the protein MAHQYIPNTDADRAAMLKTIGVDSIDALFSDVPASVKYPKMNLPRALSELELSREIARLTLKNANLVENACFLGAGAYNHFIPATVPHLIFRTEFYTAYTPYQAEISQGTLQTIFEYQSMICALTGMDAANASHYDGATAAAEGAILAINQTHRDKVLVCPTLHPEYRATIRTYLSGQGVEIVGDEDTSMSFEQMLDQHLDDKTACVIVANPDFLGQMRDLKSAAERVHAAGALFIVSAYPISLGMYQPPAAYGADVVVAEGQSLGNPIAFGGPYLGVFATKEKLQRKMAGRLVGQTTDTKGRRGFVLTLQAREQHIRREKATSNICSNQALNALAACVYLSTLGKAGLRQVAELCYHKAHYAARKINRLVGYRVNLKQEFFNEFVVECPRPVKEINEYLRARKIIGGYELSKDYPHLGNAMLVAVNEMNTKEQIDEFVAALNEAKGKRKGARK; encoded by the coding sequence ATGGCTCATCAGTACATTCCGAACACCGATGCCGACCGCGCGGCAATGCTCAAAACGATTGGCGTGGATTCGATTGACGCGTTGTTCAGCGACGTCCCCGCATCGGTCAAATATCCCAAAATGAATTTACCGCGCGCACTCTCGGAACTTGAACTCTCGCGCGAGATTGCGCGGCTCACATTGAAGAACGCGAACCTCGTCGAGAATGCGTGCTTTCTCGGCGCGGGTGCGTACAACCACTTTATTCCGGCGACCGTGCCGCATCTGATTTTCCGCACCGAGTTCTACACTGCGTACACGCCGTACCAAGCCGAGATCAGTCAAGGCACACTGCAAACGATTTTCGAATACCAGTCCATGATTTGCGCGTTGACCGGCATGGACGCGGCAAACGCGTCGCACTATGACGGCGCGACCGCCGCCGCCGAAGGCGCGATTCTCGCGATCAATCAAACGCATCGCGATAAAGTCCTCGTATGCCCAACCTTGCATCCCGAATATCGCGCGACGATTCGTACCTACCTGTCCGGGCAAGGCGTCGAGATCGTCGGCGATGAAGACACAAGCATGTCGTTCGAGCAAATGCTCGATCAACACCTCGACGACAAGACCGCGTGCGTAATTGTCGCGAATCCGGATTTCCTGGGTCAGATGCGCGATCTGAAATCAGCGGCGGAGCGCGTCCACGCGGCTGGCGCCTTGTTCATCGTCAGCGCGTATCCAATCTCGCTGGGCATGTATCAACCGCCCGCCGCGTATGGTGCGGATGTCGTCGTCGCCGAAGGGCAATCGCTCGGCAATCCCATTGCGTTCGGCGGACCCTACCTCGGCGTGTTCGCAACGAAAGAAAAGTTGCAACGCAAGATGGCAGGGCGTCTCGTCGGACAGACCACCGACACAAAAGGTCGGCGCGGATTCGTGCTGACGCTGCAGGCGCGCGAGCAACACATTCGGCGCGAAAAAGCCACGTCGAATATTTGCTCGAACCAGGCATTGAACGCGCTCGCCGCGTGCGTGTATCTCTCGACGCTCGGTAAAGCCGGCTTGCGCCAGGTCGCCGAGTTGTGCTATCACAAAGCCCACTATGCCGCACGCAAGATCAATCGCCTCGTCGGTTATCGCGTCAATCTCAAGCAAGAATTCTTCAACGAGTTCGTCGTCGAGTGCCCGCGCCCGGTCAAGGAAATCAACGAATACCTCCGCGCGCGAAAAATTATCGGAGGATACGAACTCTCGAAGGATTATCCGCATCTGGGGAACGCGATGCTCGTCGCGGTCAACGAGATGAATACGAAGGAACAGATTGACGAATTCGTCGCGGCATTGAACGAAGCCAAGGGCAAGCGAAAAGGAGCGCGGAAATGA
- a CDS encoding PD40 domain-containing protein, with protein sequence MAYLPHRNFVSLILAIFSLCACNPSISASPTPIVREEQLSAPQRQSLVTETLLADFGSSRPAIAVAPDHLSIAYQVSVDSKVAVVWKGKQGGSYDSIFPKSIKFSPDSQHIAYIASRGKKWMMVVNEVEDPSHDFVNDIYRFSADSQQVIYSYVSDNKSGTITHVIGKQSYETNDNISSNPDIVISADGRRKAIRQSIGGDIGSPNRREYVIVDGQQGKVYRSIKFGSIRFSSDSQHVAYVADIDDNFKSTVVLDGRETKIYDRVDTIVFSADSQHIAYVAEANYQDFVVLDSIEQKHYRGVSQITFSPDSHHLAYAVNRLNHSSLAIIDGDEVGPYDHVGSFVFSPDSQRIAFVAEDNKKQIAIIDRIEEGKYDFVVELIFSPDSKHIAYIAQKGERVFVVVDGTVGPIYDGIAFVECECDRPIAGRGLNFDTPNVLHYLAMKGNRVYLIKEEIQ encoded by the coding sequence ATGGCGTACCTACCCCATAGAAATTTTGTCTCGCTAATTCTTGCCATCTTCTCTCTCTGTGCATGCAATCCGTCCATATCCGCTTCGCCCACGCCTATTGTTCGTGAGGAACAATTATCTGCTCCTCAACGACAATCACTTGTAACAGAAACGTTGCTTGCTGACTTTGGTTCTTCTCGTCCAGCAATCGCCGTTGCTCCAGACCATCTGAGTATTGCGTACCAAGTGAGTGTAGACAGTAAAGTTGCAGTAGTCTGGAAAGGCAAACAAGGCGGGTCGTACGATTCCATCTTCCCCAAAAGTATAAAATTTAGTCCCGACAGTCAACACATTGCCTACATAGCAAGCAGAGGCAAAAAATGGATGATGGTTGTAAACGAGGTAGAGGATCCATCTCACGATTTTGTTAACGATATATATCGTTTTAGTGCTGATAGCCAGCAAGTGATCTATAGCTATGTGTCAGACAACAAAAGCGGAACCATTACTCATGTAATCGGTAAACAATCCTATGAGACCAATGATAATATTAGTAGCAATCCCGATATTGTCATCAGTGCAGATGGAAGACGGAAAGCAATACGCCAAAGTATCGGAGGAGACATCGGTTCACCAAATCGTCGAGAGTACGTAATCGTTGATGGTCAACAAGGAAAAGTTTACCGTTCTATTAAATTTGGGAGTATTCGGTTTAGTTCTGATAGCCAACATGTAGCATACGTTGCTGACATTGATGATAACTTCAAGTCGACAGTAGTGCTAGATGGACGGGAAACTAAAATCTACGATAGGGTTGACACGATTGTTTTTAGCGCCGATAGTCAACACATTGCGTATGTGGCAGAAGCAAATTATCAGGATTTCGTTGTGCTTGATTCAATTGAACAAAAACATTACCGCGGTGTCAGTCAAATCACTTTCAGCCCAGATAGCCATCATCTCGCGTACGCAGTCAACCGTTTGAATCATTCGTCACTCGCTATCATCGATGGAGATGAAGTGGGACCGTACGACCATGTAGGTTCTTTTGTTTTTAGCCCCGACAGTCAAAGGATTGCATTCGTGGCAGAAGATAACAAAAAACAGATAGCAATCATCGATAGAATTGAAGAAGGAAAATACGATTTTGTAGTTGAACTAATCTTTAGTCCCGATAGCAAACATATTGCATACATAGCACAAAAAGGCGAGAGGGTATTCGTAGTGGTAGATGGGACAGTAGGTCCAATCTATGACGGCATTGCATTCGTAGAGTGCGAATGTGACAGGCCAATCGCTGGAAGAGGTCTCAACTTCGACACGCCAAACGTTCTTCACTACCTTGCAATGAAGGGAAATCGAGTTTACCTAATCAAGGAGGAAATTCAATAA
- the gcvPB gene encoding aminomethyl-transferring glycine dehydrogenase subunit GcvPB, translating into MSIVANKPEPIIYELGAIGRTGTALPECDVPTTELPSHLLRDELKLPEVSEVDVVRHFTRLSQKNYCVDLGIYPLGSCTMKYNPKINEEAVKLRGFAQVHPYQNVDDVQGALELLYELQQMLGEISGLPGATLQPAAGAQGELTGVLVIRAYHLARKDTKRRKVLVPDSSHGTNPATGSMTGFEIVHVKSDSRGNIDLDELRKLADAETVGLMITNPNTLGLFEENIQEACQIVHDAGGLVYGDGANLNAIVGVARPGDLGIDVMHSNLHKTFSVPHGGGGPGAGAVMVRQDLAQFLPGPIVVKKGKRYEFAMPKKSIGRVKSFYGNFLALVRAYVYIRAFGKEHIAEIAENAVLNANYLLAKLKDTYSAPFGNRPCKHEFVLTGTPFVEQYGVHTLDIAKRIEDYGYYPPTIYFPLIVPECIMIEPTETQSKESLDEFADALLKIAEEARTNPELVKQAPHTAPVTRLDDVKAARDPVLCYKG; encoded by the coding sequence ATGAGCATCGTCGCCAATAAACCCGAACCCATCATTTACGAACTGGGTGCGATCGGTCGAACAGGAACTGCGCTACCGGAATGCGATGTTCCAACCACAGAACTACCCAGCCACTTACTTCGCGACGAATTGAAATTGCCGGAAGTGTCCGAAGTGGATGTCGTCCGCCACTTTACGCGTCTCTCGCAGAAAAATTATTGCGTTGACCTGGGCATCTATCCGCTCGGTTCGTGCACGATGAAGTACAATCCCAAGATCAACGAGGAAGCGGTCAAACTGCGCGGGTTCGCACAGGTGCATCCGTATCAAAATGTTGACGATGTGCAAGGCGCACTCGAGTTGCTTTATGAACTGCAACAAATGCTCGGCGAAATTTCCGGTTTGCCCGGCGCGACCCTGCAACCGGCAGCCGGCGCGCAAGGAGAATTGACCGGCGTGCTCGTCATCCGCGCGTATCACCTCGCGCGCAAAGACACGAAACGCCGCAAGGTGCTTGTGCCCGATTCATCGCACGGCACGAACCCGGCAACCGGCTCAATGACCGGGTTTGAAATCGTTCACGTCAAATCGGATTCGCGCGGCAATATTGATCTCGACGAGTTACGCAAACTTGCCGATGCCGAGACCGTCGGCTTGATGATTACGAATCCGAACACGCTCGGCTTGTTCGAGGAGAACATTCAAGAGGCGTGCCAGATCGTGCACGACGCCGGCGGCTTGGTCTACGGCGATGGCGCGAACCTGAACGCGATTGTCGGCGTCGCGCGTCCCGGCGACCTGGGTATTGACGTGATGCACAGTAACTTGCACAAGACGTTCAGCGTACCGCACGGCGGCGGCGGACCTGGGGCGGGTGCGGTGATGGTTCGCCAAGACCTCGCGCAATTCTTGCCCGGTCCCATCGTCGTGAAGAAAGGCAAACGCTACGAATTCGCGATGCCGAAGAAATCTATTGGGCGCGTGAAATCGTTCTACGGCAATTTCCTCGCGCTCGTGCGCGCGTATGTCTACATTCGCGCGTTCGGCAAAGAGCACATCGCCGAGATCGCGGAGAATGCGGTGCTCAACGCGAATTACTTGCTGGCAAAACTCAAGGACACGTACAGCGCGCCGTTCGGCAATCGCCCATGCAAGCACGAGTTCGTACTCACCGGCACACCATTCGTCGAACAGTACGGTGTCCACACACTCGACATCGCCAAGCGCATCGAAGACTATGGCTACTATCCGCCGACAATCTACTTTCCGCTGATTGTGCCCGAGTGCATTATGATCGAGCCAACCGAAACACAATCGAAAGAGAGTCTCGACGAATTCGCGGATGCGTTGCTCAAGATTGCGGAAGAAGCGCGCACGAATCCAGAATTAGTCAAGCAAGCGCCGCACACCGCGCCGGTCACGCGCTTGGATGATGTGAAAGCCGCGCGCGACCCGGTGTTGTGCTACAAGGGCTAG
- a CDS encoding GNAT family N-acetyltransferase translates to MTSPIEIRAITAAQARELRHAVLRPHQKPDELVYPGDDAAETLHAGAFRADELVGIATVTREAAPGEHNARAWRLRGMATTSTVRRQGVGRALIDLCVAHIRAYKGDELWCNGRTSAREFYEALGFRSVGTEFDVPVTGPHYVFRRRIE, encoded by the coding sequence ATGACTTCGCCAATCGAAATTCGCGCGATCACTGCCGCGCAAGCGCGCGAACTGCGCCACGCGGTTTTGCGTCCGCATCAAAAACCGGACGAGTTGGTCTATCCCGGCGATGACGCGGCGGAAACGTTGCATGCGGGCGCGTTTCGCGCGGATGAACTGGTTGGCATCGCGACGGTGACGCGCGAAGCCGCGCCGGGCGAACACAATGCGCGCGCGTGGCGTTTGCGCGGTATGGCGACCACATCCACAGTCCGCCGGCAAGGTGTCGGGCGCGCGTTGATTGACCTGTGCGTCGCGCACATTCGCGCGTACAAAGGGGACGAGCTGTGGTGCAATGGGCGCACGTCGGCGCGCGAGTTTTACGAGGCATTGGGTTTTCGCTCAGTCGGTACCGAGTTCGATGTTCCAGTCACCGGTCCGCATTACGTGTTTCGTCGTCGGATCGAATGA
- a CDS encoding protein-glutamate O-methyltransferase family protein, translated as MPPLLLTSEPNSFAQRTMQQRIPRIVDEIIASNDYPAEIVARLRALRDEITDGAIQLLREDAPDIEFWNASAREHAGKTWLDVPWFWAETFFYRRVLQAVNYFQPGAFDQRDPFANQKQRELDAALEPVRVALNQLPSQDAERFRALMHADLWGNRVDLSLWGSAGVGAVRGVRQDERDNLLVDDTARVLEHLTRPPLPFRERDGVRVDFICDNAGAELLFDLVFADFLLTARFATTITLHLKAQPFYVSDAMIKDVEHTRATLAQSPAPELRALAARLEQARVETRLNLAEHPFWTTYHFFRDFPADVRAMLGHAHLVISKGDANYRRLVGDYHWDPTMPFAEAVEYFPAPVVALRTLKAALIVGLPPGRAEELRAQDAEWLVNGKRGVIQFAPR; from the coding sequence TTGCCACCCCTATTGCTCACATCCGAGCCGAACTCGTTCGCGCAACGCACGATGCAGCAACGCATCCCGCGCATCGTGGATGAAATCATCGCGTCGAACGACTATCCGGCGGAGATCGTCGCGCGTTTGCGCGCGTTGCGCGATGAAATCACGGATGGCGCGATTCAACTTTTGCGCGAGGACGCACCCGATATCGAATTCTGGAACGCCTCCGCGCGCGAGCACGCGGGCAAGACCTGGCTCGACGTGCCGTGGTTTTGGGCGGAAACGTTTTTCTATCGGCGCGTGCTTCAAGCCGTGAACTATTTCCAGCCCGGCGCGTTCGATCAGCGCGACCCGTTCGCCAATCAAAAGCAACGCGAACTCGATGCCGCGCTCGAACCCGTGCGCGTCGCGCTGAACCAACTGCCATCCCAGGATGCCGAGCGATTTCGTGCGTTGATGCACGCGGATTTGTGGGGCAATCGCGTAGACCTGAGTTTGTGGGGGTCGGCGGGTGTCGGCGCGGTGCGCGGGGTGCGCCAGGATGAGCGCGATAATTTGCTCGTGGACGACACGGCGCGCGTGCTCGAACATCTAACCCGCCCCCCGCTCCCTTTCAGGGAGAGGGACGGGGTGAGGGTAGATTTCATCTGCGACAATGCCGGCGCGGAATTGTTATTCGATCTCGTCTTCGCCGATTTTCTATTGACGGCGCGATTCGCGACGACGATCACGCTGCATCTCAAAGCGCAACCATTTTACGTATCGGACGCGATGATCAAGGATGTCGAGCACACGCGCGCGACGTTGGCGCAATCACCCGCGCCGGAACTGCGCGCTCTCGCGGCGCGACTCGAACAGGCGCGGGTTGAGACGCGGCTAAATTTGGCGGAGCATCCGTTCTGGACGACGTATCATTTCTTTCGCGATTTTCCCGCCGATGTACGCGCGATGCTGGGACATGCGCACCTGGTGATTTCAAAAGGCGACGCGAATTATCGGCGGCTCGTCGGCGACTATCACTGGGATCCGACAATGCCCTTTGCCGAGGCGGTAGAATACTTTCCCGCGCCGGTCGTCGCATTGCGAACACTCAAAGCCGCGTTGATCGTCGGCTTGCCACCGGGACGCGCGGAGGAATTGCGCGCGCAGGATGCCGAGTGGCTCGTCAATGGCAAACGCGGCGTGATTCAGTTCGCACCGCGCTGA
- a CDS encoding RNA-binding protein → MESKLYVGNLSYNTTEDDLRQLFSQAGEIKQVTLILDRDTRRSKGFGFVEMTTQADAQKAIEMFNDHELDNRRITVSIARPREERGGGGGGRRRSY, encoded by the coding sequence ATGGAATCAAAATTGTATGTGGGCAATTTGTCTTACAACACAACCGAAGATGATCTGCGCCAACTGTTCAGCCAAGCCGGTGAAATCAAACAAGTCACGCTTATTCTCGACCGCGACACGCGTCGTTCCAAAGGTTTTGGGTTCGTCGAAATGACCACGCAAGCCGACGCGCAAAAAGCGATCGAGATGTTCAACGATCACGAACTCGACAATCGGCGCATCACCGTCTCCATCGCGCGACCGCGCGAGGAACGCGGCGGTGGCGGCGGCGGCAGACGTCGCAGTTACTAG
- a CDS encoding YbjQ family protein, with protein METTLVTTAFGFEGYRIAKHLGVVRGITVRSRSVLGNMVGGIQAVFGGNITIYTELCEHARAEAFDLMVKHAREIGANAIIGMHYDANEVMEGITEVLAYGTAVVVEKN; from the coding sequence ATGGAAACGACACTGGTCACAACGGCATTCGGTTTTGAAGGTTATCGTATCGCCAAACATCTCGGCGTCGTGCGCGGCATTACCGTGCGCTCGCGTAGCGTGCTTGGCAACATGGTCGGCGGAATTCAAGCGGTGTTTGGCGGCAACATTACGATCTACACCGAGTTGTGCGAACACGCGCGCGCCGAAGCGTTCGATCTGATGGTCAAGCATGCGCGCGAGATCGGCGCGAACGCGATCATCGGCATGCACTATGACGCGAACGAAGTGATGGAAGGCATCACCGAAGTGCTCGCGTACGGTACCGCCGTCGTCGTCGAGAAAAACTAG
- a CDS encoding LysM peptidoglycan-binding domain-containing protein — MLFNRSRIFVIAFAALFILVACNAPQPSADPADPPPPAITRVAVVTTATPAVTPTPFSTTIIERYVVRNGDTLGGISLRYNIAVEDLMRLNNLTDPNSLKIGQVLKIKLDVPRLAPSEKLLPDSEVVYSPAYAGFDVAATANQYGGYLAAYREKVEGDVLTGAQIIQLVAERYSVGPRVLLALLEFQSGWVTGSSPTQQQITYPMGHVDAIRQGLFFQASWAANHLNEGYYGVISGRLAAYRFKDRSRARLVPTLNPGTIAVQNLFALDSSWEQFQPQIGPDGFIATYRKLFGDPFARAIEPLVPPDLKQPTWRLPWSDGELWYFTGGSHGGWGDQSAWAAIDFAPRDTANSCIASRMWAVSAAPGKVVRVEKGRVMISLSNNDFQGVGWTLLYLHIATNGRVTAGATVNAGDRIGHPSCEGGDSEASHVHMARLYNGQWIGVDAMPFVLSGWKAIAGAQEYEGTMTRGNETREACNCRDDPKNGIIADGNK; from the coding sequence ATGCTTTTCAACCGATCAAGAATTTTCGTTATCGCGTTCGCCGCGCTGTTCATCCTCGTCGCGTGCAACGCGCCCCAGCCCTCTGCCGACCCAGCCGATCCTCCTCCGCCGGCGATCACGCGCGTTGCGGTCGTGACCACAGCCACTCCCGCGGTGACGCCTACGCCATTTTCGACGACGATCATTGAACGATACGTCGTTCGGAATGGCGATACCTTGGGTGGCATCTCGTTACGTTACAATATCGCGGTTGAAGATTTGATGCGGCTCAACAATCTCACCGATCCGAATTCGCTCAAGATCGGTCAAGTGCTCAAGATCAAACTCGACGTGCCGCGCCTCGCGCCGAGTGAAAAATTACTACCCGATAGCGAAGTGGTCTACAGTCCGGCGTACGCGGGCTTTGATGTCGCCGCAACGGCAAATCAGTACGGGGGTTACCTCGCGGCGTACCGCGAAAAAGTCGAAGGCGATGTGCTGACCGGCGCGCAGATTATTCAACTCGTCGCAGAACGCTACAGTGTGGGACCGCGCGTGTTGCTCGCATTGCTCGAATTTCAAAGCGGCTGGGTCACCGGCTCGTCGCCCACGCAACAACAAATCACGTATCCGATGGGTCACGTGGACGCGATTCGGCAAGGTCTGTTCTTCCAAGCGAGTTGGGCGGCGAATCATCTGAACGAAGGGTACTACGGAGTCATTTCCGGACGACTGGCGGCGTACCGTTTCAAAGATCGCTCGCGTGCGCGCCTCGTGCCAACGCTCAACCCAGGAACCATCGCCGTGCAAAATCTTTTTGCGCTCGATTCGTCCTGGGAACAGTTTCAACCGCAAATCGGTCCCGATGGATTTATCGCGACGTATCGCAAACTGTTCGGCGATCCGTTCGCGCGCGCGATTGAACCGCTCGTTCCACCCGACTTGAAACAGCCGACCTGGCGTTTGCCGTGGAGCGATGGCGAACTGTGGTACTTTACCGGTGGATCGCACGGCGGCTGGGGCGATCAGTCCGCGTGGGCGGCGATTGATTTCGCGCCGCGCGACACCGCGAACAGTTGCATCGCTTCGCGGATGTGGGCGGTATCTGCCGCGCCGGGCAAGGTAGTTCGCGTCGAGAAAGGGCGCGTGATGATTTCGTTGAGCAACAATGATTTCCAAGGTGTCGGGTGGACGCTGCTGTATTTGCACATTGCGACGAATGGACGCGTGACGGCGGGCGCCACCGTCAACGCCGGCGACCGCATCGGGCATCCATCGTGTGAAGGCGGCGACTCGGAAGCGAGCCACGTTCATATGGCGCGACTCTACAACGGTCAGTGGATCGGCGTTGACGCGATGCCATTCGTGTTATCCGGTTGGAAAGCGATTGCGGGAGCACAAGAGTACGAAGGCACGATGACGCGCGGCAATGAAACGCGCGAGGCGTGCAATTGTCGCGATGATCCGAAGAATGGAATTATCGCGGACGGAAACAAATAA
- a CDS encoding nitroreductase family deazaflavin-dependent oxidoreductase: protein MEDQLRKVFWYLNKFFMVPMFRLGFGAWMGTPFGGYIMVLKVVGRKSGMVRYAPVNYAIENGDVFCIAGFGKVSDWYRNILAHPDIEVLMPGGTIRGVATQVDDDSQRLRVIRQVLINGGFAGFAYGYDPRTATDEQIQTSTANVPVIRIRSSGVGSGAFDPGGWAWIPALVGAFAFFAWLVRRKKS from the coding sequence ATGGAAGATCAACTTCGCAAAGTTTTTTGGTATCTCAACAAATTCTTCATGGTCCCGATGTTCCGCCTGGGTTTTGGCGCGTGGATGGGCACACCGTTCGGCGGATACATCATGGTGCTCAAAGTGGTCGGCAGAAAATCCGGCATGGTACGTTACGCGCCGGTCAATTACGCGATTGAAAACGGCGACGTGTTTTGCATCGCGGGCTTTGGAAAAGTGAGCGATTGGTATCGCAACATCCTCGCGCACCCAGACATCGAAGTACTGATGCCGGGCGGTACGATTCGCGGTGTTGCGACCCAGGTGGACGACGATAGCCAACGCCTACGCGTAATTCGACAGGTGTTGATCAACGGCGGATTCGCCGGCTTTGCGTACGGCTACGATCCACGTACCGCGACCGACGAGCAGATTCAAACCTCAACCGCGAATGTACCGGTCATTCGCATTCGATCAAGCGGCGTTGGTTCAGGCGCGTTCGACCCAGGTGGCTGGGCGTGGATTCCGGCGCTCGTCGGCGCGTTCGCGTTCTTCGCGTGGCTTGTGCGGCGCAAGAAAAGTTAA
- a CDS encoding inositol-3-phosphate synthase — protein MAKAKSRKVRVAIIGVGNCASSFVQGVHYYQDAPVDTPVPGLMHVNLAGYHVGDIEIVAAFDIDKNKVGKDLADAIYTKPNNTLKFADVPKTGVRVHRGMTHDGLGKYLSQVIEKAPGPTDDVVGILKATKADVVINYLPVGSEEATKWYVEQVLEAGCAFVNCIPVFIAREKYWQKRFEDRGLPVIGDDIKSQVGATITHRVLTRLFAERGVRVDRTFQLNFGGNTDFMNMLERERLESKKISKTNAVTSMLDYPLDPDNVHVGPSDYVPWLTDRKWAYIRIEGTTFGDVPLNIELKLEVWDSPNSAGVVIDAVRCAKIALERGMKGAVVAPSAYFMKSPPKQIPDDEAHALVEEFIRK, from the coding sequence ATGGCAAAAGCAAAAAGTCGCAAAGTACGCGTGGCAATCATCGGCGTGGGTAACTGCGCCAGTTCATTCGTGCAGGGCGTTCATTATTATCAAGACGCGCCGGTGGATACGCCAGTGCCCGGCTTGATGCACGTCAACCTGGCTGGGTATCACGTCGGCGATATTGAAATCGTCGCCGCGTTCGACATTGACAAGAACAAGGTCGGCAAAGACCTGGCGGACGCGATTTACACCAAGCCGAACAATACCCTCAAGTTCGCCGACGTGCCCAAGACGGGAGTCAGGGTGCATCGTGGAATGACGCACGATGGGCTGGGCAAATATCTGTCCCAGGTCATCGAAAAAGCGCCGGGTCCAACGGACGATGTGGTCGGTATTTTGAAAGCGACGAAAGCGGACGTCGTGATCAACTATTTGCCGGTCGGTTCGGAAGAAGCGACCAAGTGGTACGTCGAGCAGGTGCTCGAAGCGGGGTGCGCGTTCGTCAACTGCATTCCGGTTTTTATCGCGCGCGAAAAATATTGGCAGAAACGGTTTGAGGATCGCGGCTTGCCGGTAATCGGCGACGACATCAAATCCCAGGTCGGCGCGACGATCACGCACCGCGTGCTCACGCGCCTGTTCGCCGAGCGTGGCGTGCGCGTGGATCGCACGTTCCAACTCAATTTTGGCGGCAACACCGATTTCATGAACATGCTCGAACGCGAACGGCTCGAATCGAAAAAAATTTCCAAGACGAACGCGGTCACTTCGATGCTCGATTACCCACTCGATCCGGACAATGTGCACGTCGGTCCGAGCGATTACGTGCCCTGGCTCACCGATCGCAAGTGGGCGTACATTCGCATCGAAGGCACGACCTTTGGCGATGTGCCGCTGAACATCGAACTGAAACTTGAAGTCTGGGATTCGCCGAACAGCGCGGGCGTGGTGATTGACGCGGTGCGCTGCGCGAAAATCGCGCTCGAGCGCGGCATGAAAGGCGCGGTCGTCGCGCCGAGCGCGTACTTTATGAAGTCGCCGCCCAAGCAAATTCCCGACGACGAAGCGCACGCGTTGGTCGAGGAGTTCATTCGCAAATAG
- the gcvH gene encoding glycine cleavage system protein GcvH has protein sequence MSDKQINYAADRKYAESHEWVKLEGDLAVIGISDYAQDQLGDVVFVELPSVGAMLTAGKNLGVVESVKAASDVFAPISGKVEAINDALKDSPETVNKDALGAGWFVKIRPSNAAEMDKLLDAATYQKKIEAGEIH, from the coding sequence ATGAGCGACAAACAAATCAACTACGCGGCGGATCGCAAGTACGCTGAATCGCACGAGTGGGTCAAACTGGAAGGCGACCTCGCCGTGATCGGCATTTCGGATTACGCGCAAGATCAACTCGGCGATGTCGTCTTCGTCGAATTGCCCTCGGTCGGCGCGATGCTCACTGCCGGCAAAAACCTGGGTGTCGTCGAGTCCGTCAAAGCCGCGAGCGATGTATTCGCGCCCATCAGTGGCAAAGTGGAAGCGATCAACGACGCACTCAAAGATTCGCCAGAGACGGTGAACAAGGACGCGCTCGGCGCGGGCTGGTTCGTCAAGATTCGTCCCAGCAATGCCGCGGAGATGGACAAATTGCTCGACGCGGCGACGTATCAGAAGAAGATTGAGGCGGGAGAAATTCACTAA